The genomic region ACGCATCCAGTTCACCCCCGATCTCATGCCCACAGATCTGATCGGCACCAAGATTCTCGTCGAAGAGCAGGGAGGGCATCCTTCCTTTGAATTTTCTCCCGGCCCCATCTTCTGCAATCTCCTCCTCGGCGATGAGATCAACCGGGCCACTCCCAAAACCCAATCGGCACTTCTTGAGGCCATGCAGGAGAAATCCGTAACCATCGCCGGAGAAACCCGCCCTCTCGCCCGCCCTTTTTTCGTTCTCGCCACTCAGAATCCCCTTGAGATGGAAGGGACCTACCCGCTTCCCGAAGCCCAGCTGGATCGCTTTTTCTTCAACCTCAAGGTGCCCTACCCCGGAGAAGATGACTTCACCCGTATTCTCGCCGCAACTACCGAAAAAGAGACCTCCAGCATCGATCAGGTCTTTGGCGCGAAAGAACTCTTGGAAATGGAACGATTCGCTCGATCCATCCCCATCGCCGACGATCTACGGCGGGAGGTCGTTCGTCTGGTAATGTCTACTCATCCGGAGACCGACTACGCCTGCGAAACCGTCCGACAGTATGTTCAATACGGGGCCAGCCCCCGCGCCGGGCAGGCCTGCATCCTCGCCGCAAAAATTCAAGCCCTGCTCAATGAACGCCTTCACGTCTCTCTTGAGGATATCCTGACCGTCGCACCGCCAGTTCTTCGCCACCGAATCATCCTCAACTTCGAAGCCCAGGCGGATGGGAAAACGAGCGACTCGATCATCAGCCAACTCATCGAAGAGCGCCGGACAGCACGCCGAAAACAATCCTAGGACGACAAACACTCCGCACGCCGCCCCACGATTCCCTGATATCTGTCTTCGCGATGCCGATCCACGATGTCGACGATCTGTTTGACGCAGACTTCCGGAAACAACTCGAAGCCTTGCGCCTACTCTCACGACGACTGGTGAACGGGCGCCAGAGAGCTGAGCGCCGCAGCGCGAAACGGGGATCGAGCATTGAATTCGCCGAATACCGTCGGTTCACCGCCGGAGATGATTGGCGTAACATCGACTGGAATGCCTACGCCCGCTGGAAACAACTCGTCCTCAAACTCTTTGTCGAAGAGGAAGATCTTCACGTCCACCTCCTTCTCGACTGCACCCTTTCTATGGACTGGGGCACCCCCGCTAAATTCGACGTCGCGCGCAAGCTCGTCGCCGGTCTGGCCTACCTCGCCCTGGCCAATCTGGATCGGGCAGGCATCGTGCCTCTGGGCAATCCCGAACATCCAGTGTGGCGCCCTTCGCGGGGCCGCGGGAAGTTCCTCGCCCTCCTGCGACATCTCGCTCAATGCGGAGTCAACGGATCTAACGATTCGCTCAGTGAGATCGTCCGCCAATGGACTGACATTCGCCCCCGGAAGGGATTGGCGATCCTCGTATCCGACCTTTGGGGTCGAGATGAAAAAGATGCTTTTCAAGCTCTCGATCTCCTACGCCATGCTCGCCAGGAAGTCGCAGTTCTCCAAATCGTTCATCCGGAAGAACTGACCATCGAAGGCCGCGGCGACTTCGAACTCGTCGACCGGGAGACCGGGCGCAACCGCAAGATCCTCGTCGATCCTGCCATCCGTAAAGCCTTTGTTGAACGAGTAAAAAACTATGAGCGATCTCTAGCCTCCTACTGTCGCCGCCACGGAATTACGTTTCTCCGAAGCGAGTGCACAACCTCTCCCGAGGAAACCCTCAAGGCTGCCCTACTTTCGGGAGGATTCGTCCGATGAGCTTTCTCTGGCCCTACGCTTGGATCTTCTCCGCTCTCGCGATCCCCATCGTACTTTTCTACCTGATTCGTACTCTGCCCAAGCGCCGCCCAGTCAGCACCTTGCTTTTCTGGGATCAGATCCAACCGCAACTGCGATCCTCGCCGCTGTGGCGAAAACTACGGCGACTATTTTCCCTGCTCCTCCAACTCGCCTTTCTCTTCCTCCTCATCCTCCTGCTTGCGCGCCCACTCCTGCCCGGCCAGCAGCGTGAGCCTCAGACGGTGATCTATGTGGTCGACACCAGTGCCTCCATGTCCGCATCTCACGGAGACCGTACGACCCTCCAGAAAACTCAAGATCTCTTGGAGAATCGAATCGCCAATCTGCGCGCGAGTGACGAAGCCTTGATCATCGCGGCGGACCAGACTCCTCAAGTTCTCCAGCGCTGGACCCCTAACCGCAGGCTTCTATTGGAAGGCGTCCGTCAACTTCGTGCGAGCTCCGGAGAAAGCAATTTGGACAAAGCCTTGGATCTCGCCGGCAGCCTTGCGCGTCAGCGGGACGATGCAAGGATCGTGGTTCTCAGTGATGCAGTTCTACCGGAGAGCTCCTCCACGGGAGATCGTCCCCCTTACGAAAGCTTGTCCATCGCACCTCCCGCCTCGCGGAACCGGGGACTCGTCGAGTTCTCCGCCCGCCGCTCCCGGCTAGACCCCGAAATCATCCTCGTCCGGGCTCGAATTGTCCAATCGGCCGGCACCTCCCCCAGTTCGGAGGAGGCTAAGCTTGAGCTGAAAGTAAATGACCGCCTTACCGATGTTCTTCCACTCACGTTCGACGAGGACGAGCCCATTGAGAAGACATGGCGAATTCCGGAAACGAGCATGGCTCGCATCGAAGCCAAAATCGTTGGCCCGGGCCCCGACTCCCTCTTTCTCGATGATTCCGCCTCCGTCGACATTGATCCGGTGGAAACGCTGTCGATCCGTCTCGTCTCGGCACCCAACCCCTTTCTCGAAGCCATCCTCTCCTCTCTTGAGCTAGTCGATGTTGCGAGAATCCGCCCTGACAATGTAACCGAGGATCCCGAAGTAGATCTCTACCTTTTCAACGAGGTCTCTCCACCCACCGACTTTCTACCGCGGGCGATGGTTCTCATCCAACCCTCTGGAGAGGGTGTCTGGGGAGAGAGGCTTCCTGGTGAATCCGAGGAGAGCCTGGTAACCGACTGGCAGGAGGAAAATGACCTACTCCGCCATGTCGACCTCGATCAAGTGGTCTTCCCCCAGTTCAGTCGTTTCTCTCTTCCCCCTTCCGCCGAGGTCCTCGCATCCAGCTTCGATGATCCCGTTCTCTTCGGTGATTGGGACTCCCGGGAGAAATGGCTCGTGACGGCATTCGGACTCGAGCAGTCGGATTTGGTCTATCGAACGGTCTTCCCCATTCTGGTCGGAAATCTCGTGCGCTCCCTTGCACTCTCATCCGACCTCTCGCGGTCCGACCTCCCCGGAGAGACCGAATCCCGACTCCAGCCATTTCCAGAACGCCTGGCCCCGAAAGAAGCCTTGGAAGACAACGCCAAACCTTCCGGATCTTTCTTGTCTTTTCCTCTTCGCAGTTGGCTCATCATCATCGCCGTCTGTTGGCTCATTCTGGAATGGCGACTCTTCCACCGGAGAATCACGGAATGAGTATCTCGATCCTCTACCCATGGGCCTTCGCCCTCCTTCCCCTGGGGTTTTTCTTTTGGCTTTGGCAGCGTCATTCGCTCTCGGACCTCTCCCTTTCCCGACGCCGGATCTCCACCTGCATCCGGTTCACTCTATTCACTCTACTGATTCTCGCCCTAGCGGATCCACGCTTTCTTCTTGAGCAGAATCAAACCCAGGTGGTTTTCGTCGCAGACGCCAGTGACAGCCTCGGCACTGAGGCCCTCGAGAAACTGTCGGATTATCAGGACTTTCCAGGGGAGAATGCCCGCTCGCTCGTTCTCTTCGGGGGCGAAGCCGAAGTTTCCGAAATCCCAGAGGACGGCACACCGCCCCTGCCTGGCCCCATCGATCCTACCCGAAGCCGGATCGCCAATGCACTCCGCTTTGCCGAAGCCACCGTCCCGGCAGGGAAAGCCCCCACCCTCGTCCTCCTCAGCGATGGACAAGAGGATGAGGAGGAGATCGCTGCGGTCGCCAGTGAGCTAGCGGCCCGAGACGTCCGGGTCCACACCGTCCCGATCGAGCCGGCCGACAAACCCGAGATCCTCGTCCGCTCGGTTTCCACGCCACGCGAGGCCAATCCCCAGGAACCCTTTCCGGTCGAGGTCGAGATCGTCAGCAACCGAGCCTCGACAACGATTCTGGAGATTTACCGCAACGGCGCTCTGAGTGCGGAAAAAGAAATCCAGCTCGAACCCGGCAACAACCGATACTCCTTCACCGAACGTGCTGGGGACGAGGGTGTCGTGGCCATCACGGCGGCCGTTCGCCCCAGGGAGGATCAGGACACCTATATCGATAACAATCAGCTCACTTCCCACGTAAGAGCTGGCGAAGAGTCCCGTGTGCTCCTGATCTCCGACAAACCCGAAACACTCCGATACCTATCCAGGGCCCTCCGCCAGGAAGGCTTCCGCCTCGACATCCGCCCCCCGACCGGGATCCCCACGACGATGGCCGAGCTGGAGCCCTTCAGCCTTGTCGTTTTCGACAATGTCCCGGCGACCGATCCTTCAGTCGCTCAGATGTCGCTCATTCATCAATACGTTCGCGATTTCGGAGGAGGATTTCTGATGATTGGTGGAGAAAATTCCTTCGGCCTCGGCGGCTATTTCGACACGCCCATTGATGAGATCCTCCCCATCCAATCCGACTTCGAAAAGGACAAGGAGACCCCTTCCCTAGCCGTAGCCTTGGTCATTGACCGCAGCGGCAGCATGAGCGGCGAAAAGATCGAAATGGTCAAAGCCGCCTCGGAAGCCACAGTATCTCTCCTATCCCCACGCGATTACTCGGGAGTCGTCGCTTTCGATTCTCAGGCATTTTGGGTCAGCGACCTGCAAAGTGCAACCAACGGCCCCTCCATCATCCAAAAGATTCGCCAGCTCACTGCCAGTGGAGGCACCAATATTTCCCCCGGACTCGACTTGGCGCATCGGGCTCTCGCCTCCAATCCAGCAAAACTCAAGCACGTCATCCTCCTCACCGATGGACAATCCCAGCCGGGGCCCTTTTACGAACAGACCAGCCGGATGGCTCGGGAAGGGATCACCGTCAGCACCGTAGCCGTTGGCAATGGTGCCGACCGGGCTCTCCTGGAGCAGATTGCACGGTGGGGGAATGGACGCTTTCACTTCACCGCCGACCCTCGCAAGGTTGTCCAGATCTTCGCCCGGGAAACCGTGACCGCCTCTCGCTCAGCCATCCAGGAACTTCCGTTCCTCCCCGTGCAAACCCGCCCCGCGGAGTTCCTTGATTCCATCGACTTCGACTCAGCCCCCTTTCTCCTCGGTTTCGTCTCCACCCAGCCAAAGGCGACCGCCGACCTCTGGCTCGCTACCGAAACGGGCGAACCTCTCCTCGCCACCTGGCGATTTGGTCTTGGCCGAACCGGCGCATTCACTTCCGACGCTCGCAATCGCTGGGCCATCGATTGGCTGCGATGGCGTTCTTTCGGTCAATTCTGGGCTGGGATCTTTCGTCACCTGGAAAGAGAGAGCGATCTCGGAACCACTCCTGCCCACATTGAGCGAAAAGGGGATCGTCTCACCCTCACGGCCGAGGCCGTCGGGCGCTCTGGAGAGATCCTCCCCAACGCCACCGCTTCACTCCAACTCCGGCTCCCCTCCGGTGAGACCCGAAAAATCGCCCTCAAGACTTCGGCTCCCGGCTCGTTTACCGCCGACTGGCCGGCCGAGGCGGGCACACATGTCGTGCGACTCTCCCTTGAAGAAGAGGGGCAGCCAATCGGAGGACAAACCCTTTTCTACGATGTCGGGTACTCAGGCGAGTATGCGCTGAGGCCGGCCGCACTCGAGGCTCTTGGCCAACTAGCCCAAACCACCGGAGGCTCTCTCGACCCGACCCCCGAACAACTCTCTCTCAATGACCGCGCCGTCCAGGTCGAAACGGAACTCTGGCCCTGCCTCGTCATAGCCGCCCTCCTCCTTTTCCCAATCGACGTCGCCCTCAAACGATTACCAGCCCGCCATTCATGAAGATATTGCCCAATGCTGCCCTCCTCCTCGCTGCCCTCCTGCCTCTGACGGGATACAGCGATTCGACCGAGGCCCCATCATCCATCGTCCGCTACGAACAGGTTCTCATCCGACGCCCTGAAGCCGGGCCCGCTTTTGACCGCGTCGTCGAATACTACCGGACCGGTCCGGGAAGCGAAGCCCTGGAGGAACGGTGGTCGAAGGGTTATGAATCCTCCTCCAGCACTAGAGAGAAAGCGGGATGGGCAACCCTCGCTGGGCTTCTCGCCCAACAGCAGGGTGATACCGAGGAGGCGACTGAGTGGTTCGAAAAGGCACTCGGAGCCAATCCCGATCAGATAAAGACCCGAATTGCCCTCGGAGAGCTTCTCGCCAACTCGGGTCAATTTCCAGAAGCCATTGCCGTCCTTGAGGCAGGCCTCAAACCCGAAGAACTTGCCGATCCGGATCAAGCGGAATTATACCGTCAGCTCGCCCTCACTCAGGAACGAAATTTCCAGATCGAAGAAGCGGTCCAGACCTGGAAGATCCTCGCTGAACAACCCGAGGCCGACACGTTTACGTTGGAGGAAGCTGCCGAAGCCCTGGCCCGGAACCAGGATTTCGATTCAGCCCAGAAGATCTTCCAGCAACTCGCCGAACTCTCGCAAGACGATCCCTACCAGAACATCCGGTTCCAGATTCGACTGGCTCGATTGAAGGAAGCTGATGGTCAATACGAAGAGGCTTTGGAAATATATCGGCAGGCCATGCCCCGGACCAGTGGGACGAGCTGGTTACAAAAGGAACTCCGCAGCCGCATCGAACAGGTCTATCGCAAACGGGAGGATCTTCCAGGACTTGCGGACTACTACGAGAACCGACTCGACACCCGCGGCCCCGATAGTGAAACCGCACTCCTTCTAGCCCAGGTCCTCGACGAACTGGGGCGCGACGAGGAAGGAACCTCATGGGTCCGCAAAGCCGCCGAATGGTCCCCCTCCCGAATCGACCTCAGCCTCCTTCTCGCGAACCGCCTCCTCGAAGAAGGGACTCCCGATCTCGCCATCGAAGTGCTCGCCCCCCTGGCCAAGGCGGATCCCACCAACAAACGTATCGCCGCCAACTTCGGTGAAGCCTACTGGGAACGGTTCGAGGAGGCGGAAAATGAAGAAGACCGCACCCAAGCTCTCGATCAATGGGCCCAACTCGCCCCAGATGATTCCGCAACTGCCAGCGACGTCTTACAACTTGCCGAGATTCTCCGCCGTCATGAATTGGAGGAGGAGACTCTCACCGCCTACGAACGAGCCGCTCAGCTCGATCCGGAGTCCATCGACATCCTCGAGCAATGGGCCGATTGGCTTTTCGTGACTGAGAGGCCCGATGAGGCGTGGGCCGTTCTTTCTACGATCGTCGCGACGGAAGATCAAAAAACCGCCGACCGATACCTTCGCCTAGCCCAACTTCGCAAACGCTATGGCGACCGCCCCGCCTCCCTCGAGGCCATTGAGCAAGGTCTTACTCTCGACCCCGCATCCTTCGACCTCCTCTCTCTCCAATGGTCCGTGCTCGCCGAAGAAGAGCGCTGGGAAGAAGCAGCCGACCTCTACCCCCTCCTCTCCGCCGCCGCCCCCAATGACTTCTTCCGCAGTGCGGTCGAGCAGCGACACATCCAAGCTCTGGCAGCCTCCGAGCAAATGGAATCCACCCTTGGGCGCCTCAAAAGTGAACTCGCGGCCGAGACTCTGGCCGAAAATGACATTGGCCTTCTCCTTCAGATCGCCATCGCCACCCGCGAAATCGAGACCGCTGAGACCGCCATTGATCAGATCCAGCAGCGATTCCCCGAGTCGATCCCTCTTCATGAGAACTCCCTTCGCTATTATCAGGATCAGGGAGAGTACGACGAGGCCATCGCGATTCTCGAGCGAATGATCGCCCTCGAACCAAAGCGAATGGACGAATGGCTCCAACGCTTGGCGAACCTCTACGTTGACGCCCAACAATACGAAGAGGCCACAGCAACGGCTGAAGAACGCGTAGCTCTAAACCCCAGCAAAGTCGAAGCACAACTCTTCCTTGCAGAGATTTACCAGAATGACGGCCGTTTCGAGAAAGCCGTGGCAACCCTGGAAACCGGACTCCGGCTCTCCGATGATCCGACTCCCATCCGCCAGAGACTGATTGATTATCTATCCGCCTATGGCCGCACCGAAGAAGCCTACCAACAAGCGTGGAAGCAGTTCGAGGAGGCCGACTCTCTTGAAGCCCGTCTGGCAACGGTTCCTCAACTATCGAATCTCGCCCTCCAACAAGGAGAAATCGACGAATTGATCCGTAACTTTGAACGCAAACGGGTGTCGGAGGAGGACGGATACCGCTACGCCCTCTTTCTCGCCTCGATCTACGAATCGGCGGGCGATCTGGTCTCTGCCCGAGAAAACCTTATCGAGGCTCTTGCTTCCCGCCCCCAGGACGTCGTCCTCATCCAGCAGATCATGGCGATGGCCAAGAAGGAAAACAATTGGGACGACTATGTCCGCTATTCCGGACAACTCGCTGAAATTGAACCTAGCCCCGATAATATCTTCACCCACCTGCAGGCCCTTCTCATGGCCCAAGAGTCAGAGGAAGCCATCGACTGGATTTCGGCGAATCAGGAAACGTTCCTCCGCAACATCGACTCTCTCCGCACCATGCTCCTCGGGCAAGCCGAGGCGGCAAAAGATCTTCTTCAACTTTTCGGGCGTTCTCTTCGCCAAAAGGACGGCGACGCCGAAGCCCAGCTCGCACTCGGGGAAATGCTCGTCTCGACCGAGAACTTTGTCGAAGCGGAACAAGCATTCTGGCAGATCCTGCAAATGGAGGAGCCGCCACAAAACCCAGGTTCAACAGCGCCTCCCAACACCAGCATCCTCTCCCCCTACCGCTATTCGCAGGGAGCCCTGAACTCCCGGCTCAACTATTCCCAAAGGATCCGCCAACGGGCGACCCAAATGATCCTGACGGGAAAAACCGGCCACTTTTCCCGCCATTTCTACCAGAACCAAACCAAACCAACATTCGATCAGATTCAAGATGCCGCCCTCATCTATCTAGCTGCTCTCGCCGTTCGGGAGAACAGAGCCGATGCGTTCCTTCTCCAACTCGAAGGGATCCTTGATCGCCGGGCCGATCCAATCCGGGAAAAGATGATCGCCTTTGCCCTTCTCGCGGAAAATGAACGCGCTCATGAAGCTGCCCTCACGCTACTCGACGCCGATCGCTTAACCCGCACCTCCCTCATCGAGATTCAGAGCGTCCTCCTCCGCAACTCATTCGCCCGATCCATGCAGGGAGACGCCGAAGCAACAGAAGAAGCTCTAAAAATGACTGACCTTCTCGAAGAACAATGGGAGAAAATCGATCCCCAACAAGCCGATGCCCTCAACACTTTCCGACTGAACCTCCTGAGTCAGGCAGGTCGCATCGAAGACGCCCGGGCCATCGCCGAGGAGATGATCGAAGAGCTGGATCCCACCG from Puniceicoccus vermicola harbors:
- a CDS encoding AAA family ATPase gives rise to the protein MDTSPQHHTVEADAHLFRERFEILRSEIHKFLIGQEEIVDFTLIAMIAGGHVLLEGVPGLGKTALVRTISQALHLNFQRIQFTPDLMPTDLIGTKILVEEQGGHPSFEFSPGPIFCNLLLGDEINRATPKTQSALLEAMQEKSVTIAGETRPLARPFFVLATQNPLEMEGTYPLPEAQLDRFFFNLKVPYPGEDDFTRILAATTEKETSSIDQVFGAKELLEMERFARSIPIADDLRREVVRLVMSTHPETDYACETVRQYVQYGASPRAGQACILAAKIQALLNERLHVSLEDILTVAPPVLRHRIILNFEAQADGKTSDSIISQLIEERRTARRKQS
- a CDS encoding DUF58 domain-containing protein; translation: MPIHDVDDLFDADFRKQLEALRLLSRRLVNGRQRAERRSAKRGSSIEFAEYRRFTAGDDWRNIDWNAYARWKQLVLKLFVEEEDLHVHLLLDCTLSMDWGTPAKFDVARKLVAGLAYLALANLDRAGIVPLGNPEHPVWRPSRGRGKFLALLRHLAQCGVNGSNDSLSEIVRQWTDIRPRKGLAILVSDLWGRDEKDAFQALDLLRHARQEVAVLQIVHPEELTIEGRGDFELVDRETGRNRKILVDPAIRKAFVERVKNYERSLASYCRRHGITFLRSECTTSPEETLKAALLSGGFVR
- a CDS encoding vWA domain-containing protein; translated protein: MSFLWPYAWIFSALAIPIVLFYLIRTLPKRRPVSTLLFWDQIQPQLRSSPLWRKLRRLFSLLLQLAFLFLLILLLARPLLPGQQREPQTVIYVVDTSASMSASHGDRTTLQKTQDLLENRIANLRASDEALIIAADQTPQVLQRWTPNRRLLLEGVRQLRASSGESNLDKALDLAGSLARQRDDARIVVLSDAVLPESSSTGDRPPYESLSIAPPASRNRGLVEFSARRSRLDPEIILVRARIVQSAGTSPSSEEAKLELKVNDRLTDVLPLTFDEDEPIEKTWRIPETSMARIEAKIVGPGPDSLFLDDSASVDIDPVETLSIRLVSAPNPFLEAILSSLELVDVARIRPDNVTEDPEVDLYLFNEVSPPTDFLPRAMVLIQPSGEGVWGERLPGESEESLVTDWQEENDLLRHVDLDQVVFPQFSRFSLPPSAEVLASSFDDPVLFGDWDSREKWLVTAFGLEQSDLVYRTVFPILVGNLVRSLALSSDLSRSDLPGETESRLQPFPERLAPKEALEDNAKPSGSFLSFPLRSWLIIIAVCWLILEWRLFHRRITE
- a CDS encoding VWA domain-containing protein; protein product: MSISILYPWAFALLPLGFFFWLWQRHSLSDLSLSRRRISTCIRFTLFTLLILALADPRFLLEQNQTQVVFVADASDSLGTEALEKLSDYQDFPGENARSLVLFGGEAEVSEIPEDGTPPLPGPIDPTRSRIANALRFAEATVPAGKAPTLVLLSDGQEDEEEIAAVASELAARDVRVHTVPIEPADKPEILVRSVSTPREANPQEPFPVEVEIVSNRASTTILEIYRNGALSAEKEIQLEPGNNRYSFTERAGDEGVVAITAAVRPREDQDTYIDNNQLTSHVRAGEESRVLLISDKPETLRYLSRALRQEGFRLDIRPPTGIPTTMAELEPFSLVVFDNVPATDPSVAQMSLIHQYVRDFGGGFLMIGGENSFGLGGYFDTPIDEILPIQSDFEKDKETPSLAVALVIDRSGSMSGEKIEMVKAASEATVSLLSPRDYSGVVAFDSQAFWVSDLQSATNGPSIIQKIRQLTASGGTNISPGLDLAHRALASNPAKLKHVILLTDGQSQPGPFYEQTSRMAREGITVSTVAVGNGADRALLEQIARWGNGRFHFTADPRKVVQIFARETVTASRSAIQELPFLPVQTRPAEFLDSIDFDSAPFLLGFVSTQPKATADLWLATETGEPLLATWRFGLGRTGAFTSDARNRWAIDWLRWRSFGQFWAGIFRHLERESDLGTTPAHIERKGDRLTLTAEAVGRSGEILPNATASLQLRLPSGETRKIALKTSAPGSFTADWPAEAGTHVVRLSLEEEGQPIGGQTLFYDVGYSGEYALRPAALEALGQLAQTTGGSLDPTPEQLSLNDRAVQVETELWPCLVIAALLLFPIDVALKRLPARHS